The proteins below are encoded in one region of Ammospiza nelsoni isolate bAmmNel1 chromosome 23, bAmmNel1.pri, whole genome shotgun sequence:
- the LOC132083253 gene encoding bile acid receptor-like: protein MKQCSWEQSMANTFVTVPDGYGLPEPLQYYDVLPEHINYPLQDADLQAGPYCQYSAVPVPALQPQPGPAPYGPYSLEPPYGDGPCVGSSCELSKGPFPAPHGEDGAFQALKRPRLNPAVRLKGQEELCVVCGDKASGYHYNALTCEGCKGFFRRSITKKAVYRCKSGGHCEMDMYMRRKCQECRLKKCRAVGMLAECLLTEVQCKSKRLRKNFKQKSSFLCNIKLEDEGLNSKQVSSTTRSGKISEKMELTPGEHQLLDHIVAAHQKYTIPLEEAKKFLQETASPEESFLHLSETAVVHVQVLVDFTKRLPGFESLASEDQIALLKGSTVEAMFLRSAQIYNQRMSECQPSTSESHVRLSDHGPCCHVQNLDKNNIYPMEMCHNKERPTSTTTTGITEEFITALFYFYRTMGELKVTETEYALLVATTVFFSDRPLLRDKRHVEELQEPLLGILYKHSKLQHPRDPQRFARLLGRLTELRSLRHAHAGALRARDPRLTAPLRDLWDLH from the exons ATGAAGCagtgcagctgggagcagagcatggCCAACACCTTTGTCACCGTCCCTGATGGGTACGGCCTGCCCGAGCCCCTCCAGTACTATG ATGTTTTACCGGAGCACATCAACTACCCGCTGCAGGACGCGGATTTGCAGGCTGGCCCGTACTGCCAGTACTCGGCGGTGCCGGTGCCAGCGCTGCAgccgcagcccggcccggccccgtaCGGGCCCTACAGCCTGGAGCCGCCCTACGGCGACGGGCCCTGCGTGGGCAGCAGCTGCGAGCTCAGCAAGGGCCCCTTCCCGGCTCCCCACGGGGAGGACGGGGCGTTCCAGGCGCTCAAGAGGCCGCGGTTGAACCCGGCGGTGAGGCTgaaggggcaggaggagctgtgcgTGGTGTGCGGGGACAAGGCCTCGGGCTATCACTACAACGCGCTCACCTGCGAGGGCTGCAAAG GCTTCTTCCGGCGCAGCATCACCAAGAAGGCGGTGTACCGCTGCAAGAGCGGGGGGCACTGCGAGATGGACATGTACATGAGGAGGAAGTGCCAGGAGTGCCGCCTCAAGaagtgcagagctgtgggaatgCTGGCAGAGT GTTTGCTGACTGAAGTCCAGTGCAAGTCAAAGCGACTCAGGAAGAATTTCAAGCAGAAGAGCAGTTTCCTTTGCAACATAAAGCTGGAAGATGAGGGACTGAATAGTAAGCAAGTATCATCTACAACAAGATCTGGAAAA ATATCAGAAAAGATGGAACTGACTCCAGGAGAACATCAGCTTCTTGACCACATTGTAGCAGCTCACCAAAAATACACAATTCCCCTTGAGGAAGCCAAGAAGTTT CTACAGGAAACTGCAAGCCCTGAGGAAAGTTTCCTCCACCTGTCTGAGACAGCTGTTGTCCATGTCCAGGTGTTGGTGGATTTCACAAAAAGACTCCCTG GGTTTGAGAGTTTAGCCAGTGAGGACCAGATTGCTCTGCTGAAAGGGTCCACAGTGGAGGCAATGTTCTTGAGATCAGCCCAAATTTACAACCAAAGAATGAGCGAGTGCCAGCCATCAACCAGTGAAA GTCATGTAAGACTTTCTGATCACGGGCCATGTTGTCATGTTCAAAACCTTGATAAAAACAATATTTATCCCATGGAAATGTGTCATAATAAAGAGAGGCCAACTTCTACTACTACCACAG GCATAACTGAGGAGTTCATCACCGCCCTATTCTACTTCTACAGAACCATGGGGGAACTCAAAGTGACCGAGACCGAGTACGCTCTGCTCGTAGCAACAACAGTGTTCTTTTCAG ACCGCCCGCTGCTGAGGGACAAGCGCCAcgtggaggagctgcaggagccgctGCTGGGGATCCTGTACAAGCACTCGAAGCTGCAGCACCCGCGGGACCCGCAGCGCTTCGCGCGGCTGCTGGGGCGCCTCACGGAGCTGCGCTCGCTCCGCCATGCCCACGCGGGGGCGCTGCGCGCGCGGGACCCGCGCCTGACCGCGCCGCTGCGCGACCTCTGGGACCTCCACTAG
- the TSHB gene encoding thyrotropin subunit beta, translated as MSPFFVMSLLFGLIFGQAASLCAPSEYTIHVEKRECAYCLAINTTICAGFCMTRDSNGKKLLLKSALSQNVCTYKEMLYRTALIPGCPHHTIPYYSYPVALSCKCGKCNTDYSDCVRDRVRTNYCTKPQKLCDL; from the exons ATGAGTCCCTTCTTTGTGATGTCTCTCCTCTTTGGCCTGATTTTCGGACAAGCAGCATCACTCTGTGCTCCTTCTGAGTACACAATCCACGTGGAGAAGCGGGAATGTGCCTATTGCCTGGCCATCAACACCACCATCTGTGCTGGCTTCTGCATGACTCGG GACAGCAATGGCAAGAAGCTGCTGCTCAAGAGTGCTCTGTCCCAGAACGTGTGCACGTACAAGGAGATGCTGTACAGGACAGCGCTGATCCCAGGCTGCCCTCACCACACCATCCCCTACTACTCCTACCCCGTGGCTCTGAGCTGCAAGTGTGGCAAGTGCAACACTGACTACAGTGACTGTGTCCGTGACAGGGTCAGGACAAACTACTGCACCAAGCCACAGAAGCTCTGTGACCTGTAA